The sequence AAGCGCCACCCGGTCAGCAGTAGAGACTCCATTTGTCAGGGCGTAGTGAGTGAGCGCTCGATACATAGCGCCGGTGTCGAGGTAAGCATAGCCAAGGCTGGCGGCGACCAGTTTGGCGGTGGTAGATTTACCGGACCCGGCTGGTCCATCAATGGCGATTATCTTCCCTTTAAGCCACGATAGATTGTACTTGATCTCACTCACGGCCTAAAAATTAGGGGATGAACGCTCAAAACGCAACGGCAAAATAGGGCGTCGGCTCGCCCAGTCATCTTGTAGAGCAGGAACCCAGTCAACCAGATCCGTGTAGATTCCCCCTACCCCGTCGTTTCCCGGATATCCGTCGGATTGGATGTGGTTTCTTTCGACTCTCCTGCCTGATCCACATTGTATTTCACCGCCGCTTTGACAAACTCGCGGAACAACGGGTGAGGACGAGTCGGGCGCGATTTCAATTCGGGATGGAATTGCGATGCCACAAACCATCGGTGATCCGGCACCTCAATTATCTCTACGAGGCGTCCGTCGGGAGACAAACCACCAAGACGGAGGCCATTGTCGGTGAGCATATCGCGATAGGCATTGTTGACTTCGTAACGATGACGATGGCGCTCTGAGATTTCAGTGGTTCCGTAGGCTTCAGCCGAAAGGGAATTGTCTTCAAGAACACACGGATATGCTCCCAAACGCATCGTACCACCAAGTTCGCTAACGCCTTCCTGATCTGCCATAAGATGAATCACAGGATGCTTGAGTCCTTCCTGATAGAACTCATAGCTGTGAGCATCGGGGAGGTCGCATACATTGCGAGCAAATTCAATGACAGCGCATTGCATCCCCAGGCATATACCAAGGAATGGAATATCATTCTCGCGTACATACCGTATGGCCTCGATCTTGCCCTCAACACCGCGTTCGCCGAATCCGCCAGGGATAAGGAGACCGTCAATATCGCGTAACAGCTTTTCTGGGCCTTGTTGTTTGATATCCTCGGAACTGACCCAGATAAGTTTGACCTCGGCCTCACTGTGAACACCGCCATGAACGAAAGCTTCGATAATGGACTTGTAGGCATCTTTCAGGTTCACGTATTTGCCGCAGATCGCGATTTTGAGATGGTGTCTGGGGCTTTGGACTTTGCGGACCATTTCTTCCCATTCGTCCATAGCCGGATCAGGCAGGTCAAGTCCGAAATGTTTGCAGACAATATCATCGGTCTTCTGTTCGTGAAATTTCAGAGGGACTTGATAGATAGAAGAGACATCCTCCGCGGCAATAACCGAACCGCTCGGCACGGAACAGAACAGACTGATCTTCTGACGCAAGCCTTCATCAATAGGAAGAGCCGATCGACATAGCAGCATATTTGGTTGAATACCGATAGCGCGGAGTTCACGCACTGAGTGCTGGGTGGGTTTGGTCTTGAACTCCCCAGCCGTAGGGATGTACGGTACGAGCGTGACATGGATATACATCACATTGTCGTAGCCCTCTTCGAGACCCATTTGCCGGATGGCCTCCATGAAGGGGAGCGACTCGATATCACCAACTGTGCCGCCGATTTCGGCCACAACCACATCTGGCTTATCTTCCATCCGGGCGAAGCGTCGAAGGCGCCCCTTGATTTCCTCTGTAACATGTGGGATAACCTGTACCGTTGCGCCCAGATAATCGCCGCGTCGTTCACGGGTGATGATCGTATGATATATCTGACCGGTGGTGACATTGTTATCGGCACACAGAGTGTTGTCCAAAAAGCGCTCGTAATGACCCAGATCAAGATCGGTCTCAGAACCGTCATCGAGCACAAACACCTCGCCATGCTGAAACGGATTCATCGTTCCCGGGTCAACATTGAGATACGGATCGAGTTTTATGTTCAACACTTTGAGACCCCGCCGCTGCAAGAGCAAGCCTATCGAGGCTGAGGCTATCCCTTTACCCAGAGCCGAGACCACTCCGCCGGTAACAAAAATGTACTTCACCTTTTCCAACATGATTCTTCCTATTTATATATACTATCCAGCTTCTTAACATCCTGTGGCACATCCACCGAAACGGTCTGCATTTTGGTTCTGAAGACAACCATTCGACCACCGTTTTCGAGGATCCGCAACTGCTCAAGCGACTCGGCTTTTTCCAAGGCCGCTCGTTTCCACCGGGCGAACTGCATCAGTCCGGAGCGGCGATAGAAATATATTCCGATATG is a genomic window of Candidatus Zixiibacteriota bacterium containing:
- a CDS encoding CTP synthase, with translation MLEKVKYIFVTGGVVSALGKGIASASIGLLLQRRGLKVLNIKLDPYLNVDPGTMNPFQHGEVFVLDDGSETDLDLGHYERFLDNTLCADNNVTTGQIYHTIITRERRGDYLGATVQVIPHVTEEIKGRLRRFARMEDKPDVVVAEIGGTVGDIESLPFMEAIRQMGLEEGYDNVMYIHVTLVPYIPTAGEFKTKPTQHSVRELRAIGIQPNMLLCRSALPIDEGLRQKISLFCSVPSGSVIAAEDVSSIYQVPLKFHEQKTDDIVCKHFGLDLPDPAMDEWEEMVRKVQSPRHHLKIAICGKYVNLKDAYKSIIEAFVHGGVHSEAEVKLIWVSSEDIKQQGPEKLLRDIDGLLIPGGFGERGVEGKIEAIRYVRENDIPFLGICLGMQCAVIEFARNVCDLPDAHSYEFYQEGLKHPVIHLMADQEGVSELGGTMRLGAYPCVLEDNSLSAEAYGTTEISERHRHRYEVNNAYRDMLTDNGLRLGGLSPDGRLVEIIEVPDHRWFVASQFHPELKSRPTRPHPLFREFVKAAVKYNVDQAGESKETTSNPTDIRETTG